One Phycisphaerae bacterium RAS2 DNA window includes the following coding sequences:
- the rmlD_2 gene encoding dTDP-4-dehydrorhamnose reductase, with product MATDWLITGAGGQFGSVLLAHLVGAGHDAVGWVSPRGPTPRAGVCERVDLCDAVRVTALLDTTQPRVIVHAAAVTSVQVAFDDPDTAQRTNVDATTRLAEWAARRGARLISISTDMVFDGSAAPYDELAATCPVSRYGRTKADAEEVVRAIGGDSLIVRLPLLYGLPAVDRPTTFVGQLAALREGRVLRLFTDEFRTPIELGDAARAVAEAGASTATGVLHIAGPQRLSRNEMIEIAARAMGIERPNLAASSRAEAGGPEPRPGDLSLSCARYESLFNHPPGRSMAEAMRQIAKIHP from the coding sequence ATGGCGACCGATTGGCTGATCACCGGCGCGGGCGGGCAGTTCGGCAGCGTGCTGCTCGCGCACCTCGTGGGCGCTGGGCACGACGCGGTTGGCTGGGTCTCGCCGCGCGGGCCGACGCCGCGTGCGGGCGTGTGCGAACGAGTTGATCTGTGCGACGCCGTGCGCGTGACGGCGCTGCTGGACACGACACAACCGCGTGTGATCGTGCACGCTGCGGCGGTAACAAGCGTGCAGGTCGCGTTTGATGATCCCGATACGGCGCAGCGCACGAACGTCGACGCGACGACGCGGCTGGCGGAATGGGCAGCGCGCCGCGGCGCGAGGTTAATTTCCATCTCCACCGACATGGTGTTTGACGGATCGGCCGCGCCGTACGACGAGTTGGCCGCGACGTGCCCGGTGTCGCGGTACGGGCGGACCAAGGCCGACGCGGAGGAGGTCGTGCGCGCGATCGGCGGCGACTCGTTGATCGTTCGGCTGCCGCTGCTGTACGGGCTGCCGGCGGTGGATCGGCCGACGACGTTTGTCGGTCAGCTGGCGGCCCTGCGGGAGGGGCGGGTGCTGCGGTTGTTCACCGATGAGTTTCGCACGCCGATTGAGCTGGGCGACGCGGCGCGGGCGGTGGCCGAGGCGGGCGCGTCAACGGCGACGGGAGTGTTGCACATCGCCGGGCCGCAGCGATTGAGCCGGAACGAGATGATCGAGATCGCGGCGCGGGCGATGGGCATCGAGCGGCCGAACCTGGCGGCCAGTTCGCGCGCCGAGGCCGGCGGGCCGGAACCGCGCCCGGGGGACTTGAGCCTGTCGTGCGCGCGGTACGAATCGCTGTTCAATCACCCGCCGGGCCGGTCGATGGCCGAAGCGATGAGACAGATAGCGAAAATCCATCCGTAG
- the dapB gene encoding 4-hydroxy-tetrahydrodipicolinate reductase, whose amino-acid sequence MIGMPIKLAIAGAAGRMGRRLVALASADAELNVVAALEGPGCADLGRDAGELAGVGAIGVRVAAEGLRNASAAPVGAAFDVLIDFSTAAATAGWIDWCVEIKRPIVIGTTGHDAAAQTRIRAAAQSIAVLKSANMSVGVNVLLRLAREVGALLDDSYDVEVVESHHRFKVDAPSGTALALIEAIQRGRTDAGRAVGEVNASRAANQTEPGRPRDGSAPSNPAGPAARSDRAPGEIGVHSLRIGDTVGEHSVQFGNLGETITLAHSAHSRDTFAVGALRAAKWIAGRAPGLYGMEDVLFSGER is encoded by the coding sequence ATGATCGGGATGCCAATCAAACTTGCAATCGCCGGCGCGGCCGGTCGGATGGGGCGGCGGCTCGTCGCGCTGGCGTCGGCCGATGCGGAGTTGAACGTTGTCGCGGCGCTGGAAGGGCCGGGCTGCGCAGACCTCGGTCGTGACGCCGGCGAGTTGGCGGGCGTTGGCGCGATCGGTGTTCGCGTGGCGGCGGAAGGTTTGCGCAACGCTTCGGCGGCGCCGGTGGGCGCGGCGTTTGACGTGTTGATCGACTTCTCCACGGCGGCGGCGACCGCCGGCTGGATTGATTGGTGCGTAGAGATCAAGCGACCGATCGTGATCGGCACGACGGGGCACGACGCGGCTGCGCAGACGCGTATTCGCGCGGCGGCGCAGTCCATCGCGGTGCTGAAATCGGCGAACATGAGTGTGGGTGTGAACGTGCTGCTGCGGCTGGCGCGCGAGGTGGGCGCGCTGCTGGATGATTCGTACGACGTGGAAGTGGTCGAATCGCACCATCGCTTCAAGGTGGACGCGCCCAGCGGGACGGCGCTCGCGCTGATCGAGGCCATTCAGCGCGGGCGAACGGACGCGGGCCGTGCGGTGGGCGAGGTGAACGCGTCGCGTGCGGCGAATCAAACCGAGCCGGGCCGGCCACGAGACGGAAGCGCGCCGTCAAACCCCGCGGGGCCGGCGGCTCGATCCGACCGCGCGCCCGGCGAAATCGGCGTTCACAGCCTGCGCATCGGCGACACGGTCGGCGAGCACAGCGTGCAATTTGGGAACCTCGGCGAGACGATCACCTTGGCGCACAGCGCGCACTCGCGCGATACGTTCGCGGTGGGCGCGCTGCGCGCGGCGAAGTGGATCGCAGGCCGCGCGCCGGGGCTGTACGGCATGGAGGATGTGCTGTTCAGCGGGGAGCGATAG
- the thrC_1 gene encoding Threonine synthase, whose translation MSAAFLRCIRPACAATYDLGDERYDCGRCGGLLDVVYDWSRLQPPASLSFFESRWGRRVAPLDFSGVWRFRELLPFADVNDLVTLGEGQTLLQAVDPAAMDLPLHAGRLHLQYEGMNPSGSFKDNGMAAAFTMARRLGRPLVGCASTGNTSASLAMYAANTRLRDGRAMKSVVFIGDGKIAFGKLSQALDHGAITLQIDGDFDACMARVREAAGRLGLYLMNSVNPFRLEGQKSIMYRVLEGLGWDVPDWIVVPGGNLGNSSAFGKAFIELRELGLIPRVPRLAIINARGANTLCELVNARGLRWNGGEWDSPGAQAYFAEHAAAGRRAKTVATAIEIAHPVNLSKALRSLDAMSGVVCDVSDEEILDEKARIGRHGLGCEPASAASVAGLRQLIARGVIERDARVVCILTGHVLKDPDATVTYHTGGGSGGARGRHSNQPIRVANDLDAICRAIESTR comes from the coding sequence ATGAGCGCCGCATTTCTACGCTGCATCCGACCCGCCTGTGCCGCGACCTACGACCTCGGCGATGAGCGCTACGATTGCGGTCGCTGCGGCGGGCTGCTGGACGTTGTGTACGATTGGTCCCGATTGCAGCCGCCGGCGTCATTATCGTTCTTTGAATCGCGCTGGGGGCGTCGCGTCGCGCCGCTCGACTTTTCGGGCGTGTGGCGGTTTCGCGAATTGCTGCCGTTCGCGGACGTGAATGACCTCGTCACGCTTGGCGAGGGGCAGACGCTGCTGCAAGCTGTGGACCCCGCCGCGATGGACCTGCCGCTTCATGCCGGCCGGCTGCACCTGCAATACGAGGGCATGAACCCGTCGGGCAGTTTCAAGGACAACGGCATGGCCGCGGCCTTCACGATGGCCCGGCGGCTGGGGCGGCCACTGGTGGGGTGCGCGTCGACGGGCAACACCAGCGCGAGCCTGGCGATGTACGCGGCGAACACGCGGCTGCGCGACGGCCGAGCGATGAAGTCGGTCGTCTTCATCGGCGATGGCAAGATCGCATTCGGGAAACTCTCGCAGGCGCTGGATCACGGCGCGATCACGCTTCAGATCGACGGCGATTTCGACGCCTGCATGGCGCGCGTGCGCGAGGCGGCAGGGCGGCTGGGTCTCTACCTGATGAATTCGGTGAACCCGTTCCGGCTCGAAGGGCAGAAGTCGATTATGTACCGCGTGCTGGAGGGGCTGGGCTGGGACGTGCCGGATTGGATCGTCGTGCCGGGCGGCAACCTCGGCAACAGCAGTGCGTTCGGAAAAGCGTTCATCGAATTGCGCGAGCTGGGGCTGATCCCGCGGGTGCCGCGGCTGGCGATCATCAACGCGCGCGGCGCGAACACGCTTTGTGAGTTAGTGAACGCGCGCGGACTGCGCTGGAACGGTGGCGAGTGGGATTCCCCCGGCGCGCAGGCGTACTTCGCCGAACACGCAGCCGCCGGTCGGCGCGCGAAGACGGTCGCGACGGCGATTGAGATCGCGCACCCGGTGAACCTGTCGAAGGCGCTTCGCTCGTTGGACGCGATGAGCGGCGTCGTGTGTGACGTGAGTGACGAGGAGATTCTCGATGAGAAGGCGCGGATCGGGCGACACGGTCTGGGCTGCGAGCCGGCCAGTGCGGCCAGCGTGGCGGGGTTGCGGCAGTTGATCGCGCGCGGCGTCATCGAGCGCGATGCGCGCGTCGTGTGCATCCTGACCGGTCACGTGCTGAAGGACCCCGACGCGACGGTGACGTACCACACCGGCGGCGGGAGTGGCGGCGCGCGCGGCCGGCATTCGAATCAACCGATTCGTGTGGCGAACGATCTCGATGCGATCTGTCGCGCGATCGAATCGACGCGGTGA
- a CDS encoding Peptidylarginine deiminase precursor, which produces MRLALFGVLCLPALLFFAPSAVAQVDEPVIVDGELVFPTDAVIPRYLTDTERRWLDENPGGPAVPRVATAAPTGPLHCVAEYEPMDGILLNWRSYTTIIAEMARLITTTGNANAYIVVANAATQSSATTTLSGNGTNMSRVKFLIAASDTVWIRDYGPRYVYQGDCRAIVDHRYNRPRPNDDVIPTAFANYKKHGYYEMQTLYSPNELIHGGGNFHLSANTQSFATRLTVNENPLLTEPQITNIWNTYQGLNHMFFNPFPTSVDATQHIDMWMQVCGDQKVMISDWPNNPGSTQDVICDNAAVTMAGMGYTVTRIPAFSVSGVHYTYTNVVICNNLILVPSYTNATVQPSNAAAVTAWQTAMPGYTVSTINCQAMITAAGVMHCIAMHVPQHRGGANPTVYLKTPRTAQTLPAPGNNVAINWITDDDNAVSNVDILLSTTGGNSYDTVIASANADTGSYNWVVPNLCTSAARIRVVARDANGNTGHDSSIGNLVITGTVGPVGDLNCDCARDLGDVSPFVLALLDPTTYAATYPGCPINNADINGDGQRDGRDIARLVDGLLP; this is translated from the coding sequence ATGCGATTGGCTTTGTTTGGCGTTCTGTGCCTCCCAGCCTTGTTGTTTTTCGCGCCGTCCGCAGTCGCGCAAGTTGACGAGCCGGTGATCGTCGACGGCGAACTGGTCTTTCCGACCGATGCGGTCATCCCGCGATACCTGACCGATACCGAGCGGCGCTGGCTTGATGAGAATCCCGGCGGTCCGGCAGTCCCGCGTGTCGCGACCGCGGCTCCGACCGGACCGCTGCACTGCGTGGCCGAATACGAGCCGATGGACGGCATTCTGCTCAACTGGCGGTCGTACACGACCATTATCGCCGAGATGGCGCGGCTGATCACGACGACCGGCAACGCGAACGCGTACATTGTCGTCGCCAATGCCGCGACACAGTCCTCGGCCACGACCACGCTCTCGGGCAACGGCACGAACATGAGCCGGGTGAAGTTTCTGATCGCCGCGTCGGACACCGTTTGGATTCGAGATTACGGCCCGCGCTATGTGTACCAGGGCGATTGCCGCGCGATTGTCGACCACCGGTACAACCGGCCCCGGCCCAATGACGATGTGATTCCAACCGCCTTCGCCAACTACAAAAAGCACGGCTACTACGAGATGCAGACGCTGTACTCGCCGAACGAATTGATTCACGGCGGCGGGAACTTTCACTTGAGCGCCAACACGCAGTCGTTCGCCACGCGGCTGACCGTCAACGAGAATCCCCTTCTGACCGAGCCGCAGATCACGAACATCTGGAATACGTATCAGGGGTTGAATCACATGTTCTTCAATCCGTTCCCGACCTCGGTCGACGCGACGCAGCACATCGACATGTGGATGCAGGTCTGCGGCGACCAGAAGGTCATGATCAGCGACTGGCCAAACAACCCCGGCTCGACGCAGGACGTCATTTGCGACAACGCCGCGGTGACGATGGCCGGAATGGGTTACACGGTCACACGCATCCCCGCGTTCAGCGTGAGCGGCGTGCATTACACTTATACTAACGTCGTGATTTGCAACAACCTGATCCTCGTCCCCTCGTACACCAACGCCACCGTGCAGCCGTCCAACGCAGCGGCCGTCACGGCGTGGCAGACGGCCATGCCGGGCTACACCGTTTCAACGATCAACTGTCAGGCGATGATCACCGCCGCCGGCGTCATGCACTGCATCGCCATGCATGTTCCACAACATCGGGGCGGCGCGAACCCGACCGTCTACCTCAAGACCCCGCGCACGGCCCAGACCCTGCCCGCGCCCGGCAACAATGTCGCCATCAACTGGATCACCGACGACGACAACGCCGTTTCGAATGTGGACATTCTGCTCTCGACGACCGGCGGCAATTCCTACGACACGGTCATCGCCTCCGCCAACGCCGACACCGGCTCGTACAACTGGGTCGTTCCGAATCTTTGCACCAGTGCCGCACGCATTCGCGTCGTCGCGCGCGATGCCAATGGCAACACGGGCCACGACAGCAGCATCGGAAACCTCGTCATCACCGGGACGGTCGGCCCGGTTGGCGATCTCAACTGCGATTGCGCGCGCGATCTTGGCGACGTGTCGCCGTTTGTCCTCGCCCTGCTCGATCCGACGACGTACGCCGCGACGTACCCCGGATGCCCGATCAATAACGCTGACATCAACGGCGACGGCCAGCGCGACGGACGCGACATCGCGCGGCTTGTAGACGGCTTGTTGCCCTGA